A genomic window from Flavobacterium johnsoniae includes:
- the rpsM gene encoding 30S ribosomal protein S13 — protein MARIAGVDIPKNKRGVIALTYIFGLGRSRAIEILEKAQVSQDKKVQDWNDDEIGAIREAVSFYKIEGELRSEISLNIKRLMDIGCYRGIRHRSGLPLRGQRTKNNSRTRKGKRKTVANKKKATK, from the coding sequence ATGGCAAGAATAGCAGGGGTAGATATCCCAAAAAACAAAAGAGGTGTTATCGCACTTACTTATATCTTCGGATTAGGTAGAAGTAGAGCTATTGAGATTTTAGAAAAAGCTCAAGTTAGCCAAGATAAAAAAGTTCAAGATTGGAATGATGATGAGATCGGAGCAATTCGTGAGGCAGTTTCATTTTACAAAATTGAAGGAGAATTACGTTCTGAAATTTCTTTAAACATTAAACGTTTAATGGATATTGGATGTTACAGAGGTATTCGTCATAGATCTGGTCTTCCATTAAGAGGACAAAGAACTAAAAACAACTCAAGAACAAGAAAAGGTAAAAGAAAAACTGTTGCTAACAAGAAAAAAGCAACTAAATAA
- a CDS encoding DNA-directed RNA polymerase subunit alpha has protein sequence MAIFNFQKPDKVIMIDSTDFEGKFEFRPLEPGYGLTVGNALRRVLLSALEGYAITSVRIEGVDHEFSTISGVVEDVTEIILNLKQVRFKRQIEDIDNESVTISVSGKDQLTAGDFQKFISGFQVLNPDLVICNLDSKIKLNFDLTIEKGRGYVPAEENKKQNAAIGTIFTDSIFTPVKNVKYAIENFRVEQKTDYEKLVFEIKTDGSINPKDALTEAAKVLIHHFMLFSDERITLEADEIAQTESYDEESLHMRQLLKTKLVDMDLSVRALNCLKAAEVDTLGDLVSFNKNDLMKFRNFGKKSLTELDELVAVKNLTFGMDLAKYKLDKE, from the coding sequence ATGGCAATATTTAATTTTCAAAAGCCCGATAAAGTTATCATGATCGATTCAACCGATTTTGAAGGTAAATTTGAGTTTAGACCTTTAGAACCTGGTTACGGATTGACAGTTGGTAATGCACTTAGAAGAGTTTTGCTTTCAGCATTAGAAGGTTATGCAATTACATCTGTTCGTATCGAAGGTGTAGATCATGAGTTTTCTACTATTTCAGGTGTTGTTGAAGATGTTACCGAAATTATCCTTAATCTAAAACAAGTACGTTTCAAACGTCAAATTGAAGATATCGATAATGAATCAGTTACTATTTCTGTTTCTGGTAAAGATCAATTAACAGCAGGTGATTTTCAGAAATTTATTTCAGGTTTTCAAGTTTTGAATCCAGACCTTGTAATCTGTAACTTAGATTCTAAAATCAAATTGAATTTCGATTTAACTATCGAAAAAGGTAGAGGATACGTGCCTGCTGAAGAGAACAAAAAACAGAATGCTGCAATTGGAACGATTTTTACAGATTCTATTTTTACTCCGGTAAAAAATGTAAAATATGCAATCGAAAACTTCCGTGTAGAGCAAAAAACAGATTACGAAAAATTAGTTTTTGAAATCAAAACTGATGGATCTATTAATCCAAAAGATGCTCTTACTGAGGCTGCTAAAGTTTTAATTCACCATTTCATGTTGTTTTCTGATGAAAGAATTACACTTGAGGCTGACGAAATTGCACAAACAGAATCGTATGATGAAGAGTCATTGCATATGAGACAATTGCTTAAAACTAAGCTTGTTGATATGGATCTATCTGTAAGAGCATTAAATTGCTTGAAAGCGGCTGAAGTTGATACACTTGGTGATTTAGTATCGTTCAATAAAAATGACTTAATGAAGTTCCGTAACTTCGGTAAAAAATCTTTAACTGAGCTTGATGAGCTTGTTGCGGTTAAAAATTTAACTTTCGGAATGGATTTAGCTAAATACAAATTAGATAAAGAATAA
- a CDS encoding citrate synthase, whose translation MSKIATLEIDGKKIELPVITGSENESAIDINKLRDLTGVITIDPGYKNSGSCKSEITFLDGEEGILRYRGYAIEDLAEKASFLEVSYLLIFGELPTTAQLEDFENGIKKHSLVNEEMKNIIDGFPKTAHPMGVLSALTSALTAFNPKAVNVDNEKEMYEAICKTMAKFLVIATWTYRKSMGYPLNYYDNTKGYVESFMQLMFKLPTGPYTANPVIVNALDKLFILHADHEQNCSTSTVRMVGSSHAGLFASVSAGVSALWGPLHGGANQAVLEMLEEINKDGGDTDKFLAKAKDKNDPFRLMGFGHRVYKNFDPRARIIKKAATEVLETLGVEDPILDIARKLEKAALEDDYFKSRNLYPNVDFYSGIIYRALGIPTDMFTVMFAIGRLPGWIAQWKEMRENKEPIGRPRQIYTGHPLREFKSNK comes from the coding sequence ATGTCAAAAATAGCTACATTAGAAATAGATGGTAAAAAGATTGAACTTCCGGTAATCACAGGAAGCGAAAACGAATCAGCTATCGATATTAACAAATTACGTGATTTAACAGGTGTTATTACAATTGATCCAGGTTATAAAAACTCTGGTTCTTGTAAAAGTGAAATCACATTCTTAGATGGAGAAGAAGGAATTTTACGTTACAGAGGATATGCAATCGAAGACTTAGCAGAAAAAGCTAGTTTCTTAGAAGTTTCTTATCTTTTGATTTTTGGAGAATTACCTACTACTGCTCAATTAGAAGATTTTGAAAATGGTATTAAAAAACATTCTTTGGTAAACGAAGAAATGAAAAATATCATTGATGGTTTTCCTAAAACAGCGCATCCAATGGGGGTATTGTCAGCTTTAACAAGTGCTTTAACAGCATTTAACCCTAAAGCTGTAAATGTTGATAACGAAAAAGAAATGTACGAAGCTATTTGTAAAACAATGGCTAAATTTCTTGTAATTGCCACATGGACTTACAGAAAGTCAATGGGATATCCATTAAACTATTATGATAACACAAAAGGTTATGTAGAAAGTTTTATGCAATTGATGTTTAAATTGCCAACTGGACCTTACACAGCAAACCCAGTTATCGTAAATGCATTAGATAAATTATTTATTCTTCATGCTGATCACGAACAAAACTGTTCTACTTCTACAGTAAGAATGGTAGGTTCTTCTCACGCAGGTTTATTTGCTTCAGTTTCTGCAGGAGTTTCTGCTTTATGGGGACCTCTTCACGGTGGTGCAAACCAAGCGGTACTTGAAATGCTTGAAGAAATTAACAAAGATGGTGGAGACACTGATAAGTTTTTAGCGAAAGCGAAAGATAAAAATGATCCATTCCGTTTAATGGGATTCGGACACAGAGTTTACAAAAACTTCGATCCAAGAGCTAGAATTATTAAAAAGGCGGCAACTGAAGTATTAGAAACTTTAGGTGTTGAAGATCCGATTTTAGATATTGCTAGAAAATTAGAAAAAGCAGCTCTTGAAGATGATTACTTCAAATCAAGAAACTTATATCCTAATGTTGATTTCTATTCTGGAATTATCTACAGAGCTTTAGGAATTCCAACTGATATGTTTACAGTAATGTTTGCTATCGGAAGATTACCAGGTTGGATTGCGCAATGGAAAGAAATGCGTGAAAATAAAGAGCCAATCGGAAGACCAAGACAAATCTACACTGGACACCCATTAAGAGAGTTCAAGTCTAATAAATAA
- the eno gene encoding phosphopyruvate hydratase produces the protein MSIIIKVHARQILDSRGNPTIEVDVVTENGVLGRAAVPSGASTGEHEAVELRDGGKAYLGKGVLNAVNNVNTVIAEELVGTSVFEQNTIDQLMIDLDGTPNKSKLGANAILGVSLAAAKAAANELGLPLYRYVGGVSANTLPVPMMNIINGGSHSDAPIAFQEFMIFPVKATSFTHAMQMGTEIFHSLKKVLHDRGLSTAVGDEGGFAPNLAGGTEDALDTIKLAVEKAGYTFGDEIMIALDCAASEFYVNGKYDYTKFEGETGKIRTSEEQADYLAELAAKYPIISIEDGMYEDDWDGWKALTEKIGDKVQLVGDDLFVTNVARLSTGIEKGIANSILVKVNQIGTLTETIAAVNMAKNAGYTSVMSHRSGETEDNTIADLAVALNCGQIKTGSASRSDRMAKYNQLLRIEEELGSTAYFPGLKAFKIK, from the coding sequence ATGAGTATTATAATTAAAGTTCACGCAAGACAAATTCTTGATTCTAGAGGTAATCCTACTATTGAGGTAGATGTAGTAACTGAAAATGGAGTTTTAGGTAGAGCTGCGGTTCCATCTGGAGCTTCAACTGGAGAGCACGAAGCTGTTGAATTACGTGATGGAGGTAAAGCTTATCTAGGTAAAGGTGTTTTGAATGCAGTGAATAATGTAAATACTGTTATTGCTGAAGAATTAGTTGGAACTTCTGTTTTCGAACAAAACACAATTGACCAATTAATGATTGATTTAGATGGAACTCCAAACAAATCTAAATTAGGAGCTAATGCTATTTTAGGTGTTTCTTTAGCTGCTGCTAAAGCTGCTGCTAATGAATTAGGATTGCCATTATACAGATATGTTGGTGGTGTTTCTGCTAACACATTGCCAGTTCCAATGATGAATATCATCAATGGTGGTTCTCACTCTGATGCGCCTATCGCATTTCAAGAGTTTATGATTTTCCCTGTAAAAGCAACTTCTTTTACACACGCTATGCAAATGGGAACTGAAATTTTCCACAGCTTGAAAAAAGTATTACATGATAGAGGTTTAAGTACTGCTGTTGGTGATGAAGGAGGTTTTGCTCCTAACTTGGCTGGTGGAACTGAAGATGCTTTAGATACTATTAAATTGGCAGTTGAAAAAGCAGGATATACTTTCGGAGACGAAATTATGATTGCTCTTGACTGTGCTGCTTCTGAATTTTATGTAAACGGAAAATACGATTATACTAAATTTGAAGGAGAAACTGGAAAAATCAGAACTTCTGAAGAGCAAGCAGATTATTTAGCTGAACTTGCTGCTAAATATCCAATTATCTCTATCGAAGACGGTATGTACGAAGATGACTGGGATGGATGGAAAGCTTTAACTGAAAAAATCGGTGATAAAGTTCAATTAGTTGGAGATGATTTGTTTGTAACTAACGTTGCTCGTTTGTCAACTGGAATTGAAAAAGGAATTGCTAATTCAATCTTAGTAAAAGTGAACCAAATTGGTACTTTGACTGAAACTATTGCTGCTGTAAACATGGCTAAAAATGCTGGTTATACATCTGTAATGTCTCACCGTTCTGGAGAAACTGAAGATAATACAATTGCAGATTTAGCTGTAGCGTTAAACTGTGGTCAAATTAAAACAGGTTCTGCTTCTCGTTCAGATCGTATGGCTAAATACAATCAATTATTAAGAATTGAAGAAGAATTAGGAAGTACTGCTTACTTCCCTGGTTTAAAAGCTTTCAAGATTAAATAA
- the rpsD gene encoding 30S ribosomal protein S4, giving the protein MARYTGPKTKIARKFGEAIFGDDKSFEKRNYPPGQHGMAKKRGKKSEYAVQLMEKQKAKYSYGILEKQFRNLFEKASATKGVTGEVLLQLCEARLDNVVFRMGIAPSRRGARQIVSHRHITVNGEVVNIPSYHLKPGDKVAVREKSKSLEAIERSLSNSSHVYEWITWNNDLKEGTFVSVPARLQIPENIKEQLIVELYNK; this is encoded by the coding sequence ATGGCAAGATATACTGGTCCTAAAACCAAAATCGCTCGTAAATTTGGCGAGGCAATCTTCGGAGATGATAAATCTTTCGAAAAAAGAAATTACCCACCTGGACAACACGGGATGGCTAAAAAAAGAGGAAAAAAATCTGAGTATGCTGTTCAGTTAATGGAAAAGCAAAAAGCTAAATATTCTTATGGAATTTTAGAGAAACAATTCAGAAATTTATTCGAAAAAGCATCAGCGACTAAAGGAGTTACTGGTGAAGTTTTATTACAATTATGCGAAGCAAGATTAGATAATGTTGTTTTTAGAATGGGAATTGCTCCATCTAGAAGAGGTGCGCGTCAAATCGTTTCTCACAGACACATTACTGTAAATGGAGAGGTTGTTAATATTCCTTCTTACCACCTTAAGCCTGGTGATAAAGTTGCAGTTCGTGAAAAATCTAAATCTTTAGAAGCTATCGAACGTTCTTTATCAAATTCAAGTCATGTTTATGAATGGATTACTTGGAACAATGATCTTAAAGAAGGAACTTTTGTTTCTGTTCCTGCAAGACTTCAAATTCCAGAAAACATTAAAGAACAATTAATCGTAGAGTTGTACAACAAATAA
- the rpmD gene encoding 50S ribosomal protein L30 yields MAKLLVKQVRSKINCPLSQKRGLEALGLRKIGQVVEHESNPAILGMINKVKHLVSVEEAK; encoded by the coding sequence ATGGCTAAATTATTAGTAAAACAAGTAAGAAGCAAAATCAACTGCCCTCTTTCTCAAAAAAGAGGATTGGAAGCTTTAGGTCTACGTAAAATTGGACAAGTTGTGGAGCATGAGTCAAATCCTGCTATCCTTGGGATGATAAACAAAGTTAAACACTTAGTTTCTGTTGAAGAAGCTAAATAA
- the infA gene encoding translation initiation factor IF-1, with protein MAKQSAIEQDGSIIEALSNAMFRVELENGHIVIAHISGKMRMHYIKLLPGDKVKLEMSPYDLSKARITYRY; from the coding sequence ATGGCAAAACAATCAGCAATAGAACAAGACGGATCAATTATTGAAGCATTATCAAATGCAATGTTCCGTGTAGAGTTAGAAAATGGACATATCGTAATTGCTCATATTTCTGGAAAGATGCGTATGCATTACATCAAATTATTACCTGGTGATAAAGTGAAACTAGAAATGAGTCCTTATGATTTGTCAAAAGCAAGAATTACTTATCGATATTAA
- the rpsE gene encoding 30S ribosomal protein S5, which translates to MMSKYKNVELVKPSGLELKDRLVSVNRVTKVTKGGRAFGFSAIVVVGDENGVVGHGLGKSKDVSEAIAKAVEDAKKNLVRIPLNGQSVPHEQKGKFGGARVFLIPASHGTGVIAGGAVRSVLESVGIHDVLSKSQGSSNPHNVVKATFDALLQMRSAHTVAKQRGVSLEKVFKG; encoded by the coding sequence ATTATGTCTAAATACAAAAATGTAGAATTGGTAAAACCTAGTGGTCTTGAACTTAAAGATCGTCTAGTTAGTGTGAATCGTGTTACTAAAGTTACAAAAGGAGGTAGAGCTTTCGGTTTTTCTGCTATTGTAGTTGTAGGTGATGAAAATGGAGTAGTTGGTCATGGATTAGGAAAATCTAAAGACGTTTCTGAAGCAATTGCGAAAGCAGTAGAAGATGCTAAGAAAAACTTAGTTAGAATTCCTTTGAATGGACAATCAGTTCCTCACGAACAAAAAGGTAAATTTGGTGGTGCACGTGTATTCTTAATTCCAGCATCTCATGGTACTGGAGTTATTGCTGGTGGAGCTGTTCGTTCAGTTCTTGAGTCAGTAGGTATTCACGATGTGTTGTCTAAATCTCAAGGATCATCAAATCCACATAACGTAGTAAAAGCAACTTTTGATGCTTTATTGCAAATGAGAAGCGCTCATACAGTTGCAAAACAAAGAGGTGTTTCTTTAGAGAAAGTTTTTAAAGGTTAA
- the ykgO gene encoding type B 50S ribosomal protein L36, with translation MKVRASVKKRSAECIIVRRKGRLYVINKKNPRFKQRQG, from the coding sequence ATGAAAGTTAGAGCATCAGTAAAAAAGAGAAGTGCCGAGTGCATTATCGTGCGTAGAAAAGGGAGACTGTACGTAATAAACAAAAAGAATCCTAGATTTAAACAAAGACAAGGATAA
- the rplR gene encoding 50S ribosomal protein L18, with protein sequence MSLTKSERRQRIKFRIRKSVSGSAARPRLSVFRSNKEIYAQIIDDVNGVTILAASSREKEIGKGTNVEIAAAVGKLVAEKALKAGIDTITFDRGGYLYHGRIKSLAEGARAAGLKF encoded by the coding sequence ATGTCATTAACAAAATCTGAAAGAAGACAGAGAATTAAATTCAGAATTAGAAAATCGGTTAGTGGTTCAGCTGCAAGACCTAGACTTTCTGTTTTTAGAAGTAATAAAGAAATTTACGCTCAAATTATTGATGATGTAAATGGAGTTACTATATTAGCTGCATCTTCAAGAGAAAAAGAAATAGGAAAAGGTACTAACGTTGAAATCGCTGCTGCTGTTGGAAAATTAGTTGCAGAGAAAGCGTTAAAAGCTGGGATTGATACCATCACTTTCGACAGAGGTGGATATTTATATCACGGTCGTATTAAATCATTAGCAGAAGGCGCAAGAGCCGCTGGACTTAAATTCTAA
- the rplQ gene encoding 50S ribosomal protein L17, which produces MRHGKKFNHLSRQTGHRKAMLANMACSLIEHKRINTTVAKAKALKQFVEPLITKSKEDTTHNRRIVFAYLRSKYAVTDLFRDVAAKVGDRPGGYTRIIKVGNRLGDNADMAMIELVDFNELYNGGKKEVKKAKSRRGGKAKKAETAAPEAPAAETETTTEASE; this is translated from the coding sequence ATGAGACACGGAAAAAAATTCAACCACTTAAGCAGACAGACTGGACATAGAAAAGCTATGTTGGCTAATATGGCTTGTTCTCTTATTGAGCACAAACGTATTAACACTACTGTTGCTAAAGCTAAAGCGCTTAAACAATTTGTTGAGCCTTTAATCACAAAATCAAAAGAGGATACGACTCACAATCGTCGTATTGTTTTTGCTTACTTGCGCAGTAAATATGCAGTAACTGATTTGTTCAGAGATGTAGCTGCTAAAGTTGGAGACCGTCCAGGAGGATACACTCGTATCATTAAAGTTGGAAATCGTTTGGGAGATAATGCTGATATGGCAATGATCGAACTTGTAGATTTCAATGAACTTTACAATGGAGGTAAAAAAGAAGTTAAAAAAGCTAAAAGCCGTCGTGGTGGTAAAGCTAAAAAAGCTGAAACTGCTGCTCCAGAAGCTCCTGCTGCTGAAACAGAAACGACTACTGAAGCTTCTGAATAA
- the rplO gene encoding 50S ribosomal protein L15 → MNLSNLQPAEGSTHNQNKRLGRGEGSGKGGTAARGHKGAKSRSGYSKKIGFEGGQMPLQRRVPKFGFKNINRKEYEGVNLDTLQLLVDNGVITDSVSMTDFVANRLATKNEIVKILGRGELKAKLKVTAHKFTATAKAAIEAAGGEAVTI, encoded by the coding sequence ATGAATTTAAGTAACTTACAACCTGCTGAGGGGTCTACACACAATCAAAATAAAAGATTAGGTAGAGGAGAAGGTTCTGGTAAAGGTGGTACTGCTGCACGTGGACACAAAGGAGCAAAATCTCGTTCTGGTTATTCTAAAAAGATTGGTTTTGAAGGAGGTCAAATGCCACTTCAAAGACGTGTACCTAAGTTTGGTTTCAAAAACATCAATCGTAAAGAATACGAAGGTGTTAATTTAGATACTCTTCAATTATTAGTTGATAACGGTGTAATTACTGATTCTGTTTCAATGACAGATTTCGTAGCAAATCGTCTAGCTACTAAAAATGAAATCGTTAAGATTTTAGGTAGAGGAGAATTGAAAGCAAAATTAAAAGTAACTGCCCACAAATTTACTGCTACTGCAAAAGCTGCTATTGAAGCTGCTGGTGGAGAAGCTGTAACTATATAA
- the secY gene encoding preprotein translocase subunit SecY: MKKFIESISNVWKIEELKNRILITLGLLLVYRFGAHVTLPGIDATQLTGLAGQTKNGLGSILDMFTGGAFSKASVFALGIMPYISASIVVQLMGIAIPYLQKLQNDGESGRKKINQITRWLTIAITLVQGPTYIYNLYRTLPSNAFLLGFNSPEFLFSSVIILVTGTIFAMWLGEKITDKGIGNGISLLIMVGILARLPQAFIQEFTTRVTNNNGGPMLLVIEIIVWLLVIISCVLLTMAVRRIPVQYARRTTTGDYEQDLAGGNRQWIPLKLNASGVMPIIFAQAIMFIPAAVAGLSKSDTSQSIVGAFSNMFGFWYNFVFATLIIVFTFFYTAITVPTNKMADDLKRSGGFIPGVRPGAETSDFLDKVMSLITFPGSLFLALIAVFPAIVVSIMDVQQSWAMFFGGTSLIIMVGVAIDTIQQINSYLLNKHYDGLMKTGKNRKAVA, from the coding sequence ATGAAGAAATTTATTGAATCAATAAGTAATGTTTGGAAAATCGAAGAACTAAAAAATAGAATCTTAATTACATTAGGATTACTTTTAGTATATCGTTTTGGAGCACACGTTACGCTTCCTGGAATTGACGCAACGCAATTGACTGGTTTAGCGGGACAAACTAAAAATGGTCTAGGATCTATTCTAGACATGTTCACCGGGGGTGCTTTCTCTAAGGCTTCAGTTTTTGCCTTAGGTATCATGCCTTATATTTCTGCGTCTATTGTTGTTCAGTTGATGGGAATTGCGATTCCATATTTACAAAAACTTCAAAATGATGGAGAAAGTGGTAGAAAAAAGATTAATCAAATCACTCGTTGGTTGACAATCGCTATCACATTGGTTCAAGGTCCAACTTATATCTATAATTTATACAGAACATTGCCTAGTAATGCATTTTTGCTAGGCTTTAATTCACCTGAATTTTTGTTCTCGTCTGTTATAATCTTGGTTACAGGTACAATTTTTGCTATGTGGCTTGGAGAGAAAATTACAGATAAAGGTATTGGAAATGGTATTTCATTGTTAATTATGGTTGGTATTTTAGCTCGTTTACCGCAAGCTTTTATCCAAGAGTTTACAACTCGTGTTACCAATAACAATGGAGGTCCAATGTTATTAGTTATTGAAATTATTGTGTGGCTATTAGTAATTATTTCTTGTGTATTGCTTACAATGGCAGTACGTAGAATCCCAGTTCAATACGCTCGTCGTACAACAACTGGTGATTATGAGCAAGATTTAGCAGGTGGTAATAGACAATGGATTCCTCTTAAGCTTAATGCTTCTGGAGTTATGCCAATCATTTTTGCTCAGGCAATTATGTTTATCCCTGCGGCTGTAGCTGGGCTGTCTAAATCAGATACATCACAATCAATTGTTGGTGCATTTAGTAATATGTTTGGTTTCTGGTATAATTTTGTTTTTGCAACTTTAATTATTGTATTTACATTCTTTTATACTGCAATCACTGTACCTACTAACAAAATGGCTGATGATTTAAAGAGAAGCGGTGGTTTTATTCCTGGGGTTCGTCCTGGTGCTGAAACTTCTGATTTCCTTGATAAAGTGATGTCTTTAATAACTTTCCCAGGATCTTTATTCCTTGCTTTGATTGCTGTGTTCCCAGCTATTGTTGTAAGTATTATGGATGTACAACAATCTTGGGCGATGTTTTTTGGGGGTACCTCATTAATAATTATGGTTGGAGTTGCAATAGATACTATTCAACAGATCAATTCATACTTGTTAAACAAACATTATGATGGTTTAATGAAGACTGGTAAAAATAGAAAAGCGGTAGCTTAA
- the rpsK gene encoding 30S ribosomal protein S11: MAKATAKKRKVIVESTGEAHISATFNNIIISLTNKKGEVISWSSAGKMGFRGSKKNTPYAAQMAAEDCAKVALEAGLKKVKVYVKGPGNGRESAIRSIHNGGIEVTEIIDVTPMPHNGCRPPKRRRV; the protein is encoded by the coding sequence ATGGCTAAAGCAACTGCAAAAAAACGTAAAGTTATCGTTGAATCAACGGGTGAGGCTCATATTTCTGCCACTTTTAATAACATTATTATTTCTTTGACTAATAAGAAAGGTGAAGTTATCTCTTGGTCTTCAGCTGGTAAAATGGGTTTCAGAGGTTCTAAAAAGAACACTCCTTATGCAGCTCAAATGGCAGCAGAAGATTGCGCTAAAGTAGCACTTGAGGCAGGACTTAAAAAAGTGAAAGTTTATGTAAAAGGACCAGGTAACGGACGTGAGTCTGCTATCCGTTCTATTCATAACGGTGGAATTGAAGTTACTGAGATTATCGACGTTACTCCAATGCCGCACAACGGATGTCGTCCTCCAAAAAGACGTAGAGTTTAA
- the carA gene encoding glutamine-hydrolyzing carbamoyl-phosphate synthase small subunit: protein MKYTTRKSAILLLSDGTIFHGKSIGISGKTFGEVCFNTGMTGYQEIFTDPSYFGQIMVATNTHIGNYGVNELEVESDSIKIAGLVCKNFSFNYSRVNASESLEDYFAKQNLICISDVDTRALVSYIRDNGAMNAVICTDGTSIEDLKKELANVPNMEGLELASKVSTTEPYFFGDENATYKISALDLGIKKNILRNLAKRDCYIKVYPYNSTYKDMSEFNPDGYFLSNGPGDPDPLFGAIQVAKEILADNKPLFGICLGHQVIGLANGVETYKMFNGHRGINHPVKNIITGKGEITSQNHGFAVKKEQLDNHPELEITHVHLNDGTVAGMRMKNKNCFSVQYHPEASPGPHDSSYLFDQFVENIKTAKA, encoded by the coding sequence ATGAAATACACAACACGAAAAAGCGCCATTTTATTACTTAGTGATGGAACAATTTTTCACGGAAAATCTATCGGAATTAGCGGTAAAACTTTTGGTGAAGTTTGTTTTAATACCGGAATGACAGGTTATCAGGAAATTTTTACTGATCCTTCTTATTTCGGTCAAATTATGGTGGCTACAAATACACATATCGGAAATTACGGTGTTAATGAGTTAGAAGTAGAATCTGATAGTATTAAAATTGCTGGTTTGGTTTGTAAAAACTTCAGTTTTAATTATTCTAGAGTAAATGCTTCTGAAAGCTTGGAAGATTATTTTGCTAAACAAAATTTAATCTGTATTTCTGATGTAGATACTCGTGCACTTGTAAGTTACATTCGTGATAATGGTGCAATGAATGCGGTGATTTGTACAGATGGTACTTCAATAGAAGATTTGAAAAAAGAATTAGCAAATGTGCCAAATATGGAAGGTCTGGAGTTGGCTTCTAAAGTTTCAACTACTGAGCCATATTTTTTCGGTGACGAAAATGCTACTTATAAAATTTCTGCTTTAGATCTTGGGATTAAAAAGAATATTTTAAGAAACTTGGCTAAAAGAGATTGCTACATTAAAGTTTACCCTTATAACTCAACATACAAAGATATGTCTGAGTTTAATCCTGATGGTTATTTCTTGTCAAATGGGCCTGGAGATCCAGATCCTTTGTTTGGAGCTATCCAAGTTGCTAAAGAAATATTAGCAGACAATAAGCCGCTTTTTGGAATTTGTTTGGGACATCAAGTTATTGGTTTGGCAAATGGTGTTGAGACTTATAAAATGTTTAATGGGCATCGAGGTATTAATCATCCTGTAAAAAACATTATTACTGGTAAAGGAGAAATAACCTCTCAAAACCACGGATTTGCTGTTAAAAAAGAACAATTGGATAATCATCCAGAATTGGAAATTACACATGTGCATTTAAATGACGGTACTGTAGCTGGAATGAGAATGAAGAATAAGAATTGTTTCTCAGTTCAATATCACCCAGAAGCAAGTCCAGGACCACACGATTCATCATATTTGTTTGATCAATTTGTGGAGAACATCAAAACTGCTAAAGCCTAA
- the rplF gene encoding 50S ribosomal protein L6 — protein sequence MSRIGKSPIVIPAGVTVEVKDGIITVKGKKGQLVQEFSDVNVTVEGDQVLVERSSDHKDHRAKHGLYRSLVNNMIVGVSEGFTKELELVGVGYRASNQGQKLDLALGYSHNIVLEIAPEVSLETISEKGKNPIVKLTSFDKQLLGQVAAKIRGFRKPEPYKGKGVKFVGEVLRRKAGKSA from the coding sequence ATGTCAAGAATAGGTAAAAGCCCAATTGTAATCCCTGCTGGTGTAACTGTTGAAGTTAAAGACGGTATTATTACAGTAAAAGGAAAAAAAGGTCAACTAGTTCAGGAGTTTTCGGACGTAAATGTAACTGTTGAAGGCGATCAAGTTTTAGTAGAAAGATCGTCTGATCATAAAGACCATAGAGCAAAACACGGATTATACAGATCATTAGTTAATAATATGATTGTTGGTGTATCTGAAGGTTTTACTAAAGAACTAGAATTAGTTGGAGTTGGTTATAGAGCTTCAAACCAAGGTCAAAAATTAGATTTAGCTCTTGGATATTCTCACAATATTGTTTTAGAAATTGCTCCAGAAGTATCTTTAGAAACAATATCTGAAAAAGGTAAGAACCCTATCGTAAAATTAACATCATTTGATAAACAACTTTTAGGTCAAGTTGCTGCGAAAATCAGAGGTTTCCGTAAGCCAGAGCCTTACAAAGGAAAAGGTGTTAAATTTGTGGGTGAAGTATTAAGAAGAAAAGCAGGTAAATCAGCTTAA